Proteins encoded by one window of Gammaproteobacteria bacterium:
- the lolB gene encoding outer membrane lipoprotein LolB: MTPAALLSACAVSPPQFQIDTTPQWQARLAELEAVARWTLNGRVSIYDGKQAWHANLIWQQDGSAFDVRFNGPLASGAVHLFGNETETTLQLPDQVMHVAPTPEMLLQREIGLWLPVGHLQYWLLSRPDPAYPLTGEWDQAGQLARMTQDGWEIEYREYTTATNPVLPRKIEITHSQLRVKIVIDQWRVG, translated from the coding sequence TTGACCCCCGCGGCGCTTTTGTCCGCCTGCGCAGTTTCCCCGCCCCAATTCCAGATCGATACCACTCCGCAATGGCAAGCGCGTTTAGCGGAGCTTGAGGCCGTTGCGCGCTGGACGCTTAATGGTCGAGTGTCGATTTACGATGGTAAGCAGGCGTGGCACGCCAACCTGATATGGCAACAAGACGGATCGGCGTTCGATGTGCGTTTCAATGGGCCGTTGGCGTCAGGTGCCGTGCATCTCTTTGGTAATGAGACAGAAACCACGCTCCAGCTTCCCGATCAAGTGATGCATGTGGCGCCGACACCAGAGATGTTGTTGCAACGCGAGATAGGTCTGTGGCTGCCGGTTGGGCACTTGCAGTATTGGTTATTGAGCCGGCCCGATCCGGCGTATCCGCTAACGGGTGAGTGGGATCAAGCGGGACAGTTGGCGCGGATGACTCAAGATGGCTGGGAGATCGAATATCGTGAATACACGACCGCGACGAATCCCGTCTTGCCGCGTAAAATTGAAATCACCCATTCGCAATTACGTGTCAAAATCGTTATCGATCAGTGGCGGGTAGGATAA
- the ispE gene encoding 4-(cytidine 5'-diphospho)-2-C-methyl-D-erythritol kinase: protein MLTSSHWPAPAKINLFLHITGRRADGYHLLQTVFQFLDYGDELDFELTGDGALQRQGDVLSGVVPEQDLILRAARALQQATGTQFGAVITLRKRLPMGGGLGGGSSDAATTLVALNHLWRTGLSLDQLAELGLRLGADVPVFVRGQAAWAEGVGELLMPLPDLPTPWYLVIVPDCQVSTAEIFSAPELTRDAQALKIPAFLRGQGGNVCEPVVRSRYPEVAQALDWLSQYAPARMSGTGACIFAAFETEAQAQAIVRQLPAAWRGFVAKGLNESPLRRRLAVEASSRECIKSLR from the coding sequence GTGTTGACTTCGAGCCATTGGCCGGCGCCGGCCAAGATCAATCTCTTTTTACATATCACCGGCCGCCGGGCGGACGGTTATCACCTGTTGCAAACCGTATTTCAGTTTCTGGATTACGGCGATGAGCTGGATTTTGAGCTGACTGGCGACGGTGCGCTGCAACGCCAGGGCGATGTCTTGTCCGGAGTGGTGCCAGAGCAGGATTTAATCCTGCGTGCCGCCCGCGCCTTGCAGCAAGCCACTGGCACTCAATTCGGGGCCGTGATTACCCTGCGTAAGCGTTTGCCCATGGGCGGCGGCCTGGGTGGCGGCAGTTCCGATGCCGCGACCACGCTGGTGGCGTTGAATCACCTGTGGCGGACCGGTTTATCGCTCGACCAGCTGGCCGAGCTTGGTCTGCGCCTGGGGGCGGATGTGCCGGTCTTTGTCCGGGGTCAGGCTGCCTGGGCCGAGGGGGTGGGCGAGCTGCTTATGCCGCTGCCCGATCTGCCCACTCCTTGGTATTTGGTCATTGTCCCCGACTGCCAAGTCTCCACGGCGGAGATATTCTCAGCGCCGGAATTGACACGGGACGCGCAAGCCCTCAAAATACCGGCCTTTCTGCGCGGACAGGGGGGTAATGTCTGCGAGCCGGTGGTGCGTAGCCGCTACCCGGAAGTGGCGCAAGCCCTCGACTGGTTGTCCCAGTATGCCCCGGCGCGCATGAGCGGTACCGGCGCCTGTATTTTTGCGGCGTTTGAAACCGAGGCGCAGGCCCAGGCAATAGTTCGGCAGCTACCGGCCGCATGGCGGGGGTTTGTCGCCAAAGGATTAAATGAATCGCCCTTGCGGCGGCGCTTGGCGGTTGAGGCATCCTCCCGCGAGTGTATAAAGAGTTTGCGTTAG
- a CDS encoding ribose-phosphate diphosphokinase — translation MMVFTGNANPQLAQAVVKYLDTALGKAVVSRFSDGEILVEIMENVRGRDVFIIQPTCRPTNDNLMELCVMIDAMRRASAGRITAVIPYFGYSRQDRRPRSARVPITARVVADMLTVSGANRILTVDLHADQIQGFFDLPVDNIYASPILLGDIWRRKEMNERMVVVSPDVGGVVRARALAKRLDDAELAIIDKRRPKPNVAQVMNIIGEVEDRTCVLIDDLVDTAGTLCQAAKALKESGAKKVVAYCTHPVLSGAAVSNLEASALDELVVTDTIPLTAEAMACSRIRQLSLAALLGETIRRVSNEESVSSLFVE, via the coding sequence ATGATGGTATTCACGGGGAATGCCAACCCTCAGCTTGCCCAGGCCGTGGTTAAATATCTCGATACCGCGCTTGGCAAGGCGGTGGTCAGTCGCTTCAGTGACGGTGAAATACTGGTTGAGATCATGGAGAACGTGCGCGGACGCGACGTCTTCATCATCCAGCCGACCTGTCGTCCCACCAACGACAATTTGATGGAGCTGTGCGTGATGATCGACGCCATGCGCCGGGCCTCTGCCGGACGCATCACTGCGGTCATCCCGTATTTTGGCTATTCACGCCAGGATCGACGGCCGCGTTCAGCGCGCGTTCCGATTACGGCACGTGTGGTGGCCGATATGCTGACGGTGAGCGGTGCCAATCGCATCCTCACGGTGGATTTACATGCCGACCAGATTCAGGGCTTTTTTGATCTGCCGGTGGATAATATTTATGCCTCTCCGATATTGCTGGGCGACATCTGGCGCCGCAAAGAGATGAATGAGCGGATGGTGGTGGTATCGCCGGATGTCGGTGGCGTGGTGCGGGCGCGAGCCCTGGCCAAGCGCCTTGACGATGCCGAGCTGGCCATCATCGACAAGCGCCGCCCGAAACCGAATGTGGCGCAAGTGATGAATATTATCGGCGAAGTCGAAGACCGCACCTGCGTGCTGATTGATGACTTGGTCGATACCGCCGGTACTTTGTGTCAGGCGGCGAAGGCATTGAAAGAGAGTGGCGCCAAGAAAGTGGTGGCTTACTGTACGCATCCGGTGCTGTCCGGTGCGGCGGTGAGCAATCTTGAGGCCTCGGCGCTGGATGAATTGGTAGTGACCGATACCATTCCGCTGACGGCGGAAGCGATGGCCTGTTCGCGGATCCGGCAGTTGAGCCTGGCGGCATTATTGGGTGAAACCATTCGCCGTGTCAGCAACGAAGAGTCAGTGAGTTCACTGTTTGTTGAATGA